The Ahaetulla prasina isolate Xishuangbanna chromosome 3, ASM2864084v1, whole genome shotgun sequence genome window below encodes:
- the CXXC5 gene encoding CXXC-type zinc finger protein 5, protein MSDPVAHQDAGIKPGLLEKSNNSGDSQPSINLERRNKSGIISEPLNKSLKKSRPLSHYSAFGSSSSLSEHSEKCVPMTNSSEAIVEKSNSTSKHKTISDMLSKSDISLEGQNILQQFAQSTELLKRVVQEHIPLPNDHGTGISDMEAVSTAETMNNPSDFPYLGAFPINPGLFIMTPAGVFLAESALHMAGLAEYPMQNELASAINSGKKKRKRCGMCPPCRRRINCEQCSSCRNRKTGHQICKFRKCEELKKKPSAALEKVMLPTGAAFRWFQ, encoded by the coding sequence atgtctGATCCTGTCGCCCATCAAGATGCTGGTATCAAGCCAGGCTTGTTGGAAAAAAGCAACAATTCTGGTGATTCTCAGCCCTCAATCAACTTGGAAAGAAGGAACAAAAGTGGGATAATTAGTGAACCTTTGAACAAAAGTCTTAAGAAGTCTCGACCACTGTCCCATTACTCTGCTTTTGGTAGCAGCAGCTCATTAAGTGAACATTCAGAGAAATGCGTCCCTATGACCAACAGCAGTGAGGCAATCGTTGAAAAAAGCAATTCTACCTCAAAGCACAAAACCATCTCTGACATGTTGAGCAAGTCAGAtatttctttggaaggacagaacaTCTTGCAACAGTTTGCCCAGTCTACAGAATTGCTCAAAAGAGTAGTCCAGGAGCACATCCCCCTGCCTAATGACCATGGGACGGGCATCTCAGATATGGAAGCTGTCTCAACAGCTGAAACAATGAACAACCCATCTGATTTTCCTTACCTGGGGGCTTTTCCCATCAACCCTGGCCTTTTCATTATGACCCCTGCTGGTGTATTTTTGGCAGAAAGTGCACTCCATATGGCTGGCTTAGCAGAGTACCCAATGCAGAATGAATTGGCATCTGCCATCAATTCAGGGAAAAAGAAACGAAAACGATGCGGCATGTGTCCTCCTTGCAGAAGACGAATAAACTGTGAGCAGTGCAGCAGTTGTAGGAACCGTAAAACTGGACATCAGATTTGCAAATTCCGAAAATGTGAAGAACTTAAAAAGAAGCCTTCTGCTGCACTGGAG